From Helicobacter anatolicus, the proteins below share one genomic window:
- a CDS encoding quinone-dependent dihydroorotate dehydrogenase → MLKYQRFRDFLFKFDAENIHNLAENFLAHFANKPIIQDVLLKKFYYQDSMLYYRVCGIPFNNPIGLAAGFDKNARMLEGLATLGFGFLELGTITKLPQSGNPKPRLFRHIEEKSIQNAMGFNNDGADAIKERLKKSYPFCLPIGINFGKNKQTKQEDALSDYEKLLQEFLTLGDYYVFNLSSPNTLNLRDLQNESFVGELFSMARTYTNKPLFLKIAPDISTDSMLQVCKKAIDTGASGIIATNTTLDYSVVKNPKDIGGISGAALRQKSSEVFKILAQNFFKETTLIAVGGISSAMDAYERILHGASLVQVYTGFIFEGPSICKNINQELTTLLKADGFSNIKEAIGANL, encoded by the coding sequence ATGTTAAAGTATCAGAGATTCCGAGATTTTTTATTTAAGTTTGATGCAGAAAATATCCATAATCTTGCAGAAAATTTTTTGGCACATTTTGCAAATAAACCCATTATTCAAGATGTTTTACTAAAAAAATTTTACTATCAAGATTCTATGCTTTATTACAGAGTATGCGGAATCCCTTTTAACAACCCCATTGGACTTGCAGCTGGATTTGACAAAAATGCTAGAATGCTAGAAGGCTTAGCTACATTAGGATTTGGATTTTTAGAACTTGGAACAATCACAAAACTCCCACAATCAGGGAATCCAAAACCTAGACTTTTTAGACATATCGAGGAAAAAAGCATACAAAATGCAATGGGATTTAATAATGATGGTGCAGATGCAATTAAGGAGCGTTTAAAAAAATCCTATCCTTTTTGCTTGCCCATTGGTATCAATTTTGGAAAAAATAAACAAACTAAACAAGAAGATGCATTAAGCGATTATGAGAAACTTTTACAAGAATTTTTAACACTTGGAGATTATTATGTCTTCAATCTTTCATCACCAAATACACTAAATTTGCGCGATTTACAAAACGAAAGCTTTGTTGGAGAGCTTTTTAGTATGGCAAGAACATATACAAACAAACCTTTATTTTTAAAAATAGCACCAGATATTTCTACAGATTCAATGTTGCAAGTATGCAAAAAAGCTATTGATACGGGGGCTAGTGGAATTATTGCAACAAATACCACTCTTGATTATAGTGTGGTCAAAAACCCTAAAGATATTGGCGGAATTAGTGGTGCAGCATTACGACAAAAAAGCTCTGAGGTTTTTAAAATTTTAGCGCAAAACTTCTTCAAAGAAACTACCCTTATTGCCGTAGGCGGGATTAGTAGTGCAATGGATGCTTATGAAAGAATCCTCCATGGTGCAAGTTTGGTACAAGTATATACAGGTTTTATTTTTGAAGGTCCTAGTATTTGCAAAAATATCAATCAAGAATTAACCACACTGCTAAAAGCAGATGGTTTTAGTAATATCAAAGAAGCAATAGGTGCAAATTTATGA
- a CDS encoding M16 family metallopeptidase gives MKKILFLLGVIVSMSIASNLPKYESRKLENGLEVVVIPLQNQSNVIQTSIFYKVGSRNEFMGKSGIAHMLEHLNFKSTQNLKAGEFDEIVKKFGGVDNASTGFDYTHYYIKSSTQNLDKSLELFAEVMQNLLLKEEEFLPERDVVAEERRWRTDNSPIGTLYFRFFNTAFIYHPYHWTPIGFMDDILNWKIDDIKAFHKTYYQPQNAIVLVAGDVDANKVFEKVEKYFSTIKNKTTLPHFFSKEPKQDGERSAIIHKDTQVEWLAFGFKIPNFKHKDQIALNALSGLLSNGKSSLLYRELVDKKRLVNQIYGYNMDLIDEGIFMFIAAANQGVSAENIRKEILKIIEEIKQGNVSNEELEKLKINAKAEFLYNLESASGVADLFGSYFARGSIQPLLEYEENFDKLTKEDICAVAKKYLILNQSTSVILKPQKEK, from the coding sequence ATGAAAAAAATTTTATTTTTATTAGGAGTGATTGTAAGTATGAGTATTGCAAGCAATTTGCCAAAATATGAAAGCAGAAAACTAGAAAATGGTCTTGAAGTTGTTGTTATTCCTTTGCAAAATCAGAGCAACGTGATACAAACTAGTATATTTTACAAAGTTGGATCAAGAAATGAGTTTATGGGAAAAAGTGGAATTGCTCATATGTTAGAGCATCTAAACTTTAAATCTACACAAAATCTAAAGGCTGGTGAATTTGATGAGATTGTAAAAAAATTTGGTGGGGTTGATAATGCTTCCACGGGCTTTGATTATACACATTATTATATCAAATCAAGCACACAAAACCTTGATAAATCCCTAGAGCTTTTTGCTGAAGTAATGCAGAATCTTTTGCTAAAAGAAGAAGAATTTCTACCTGAACGCGATGTAGTAGCTGAGGAAAGACGCTGGCGAACAGACAATTCTCCTATAGGAACGCTTTATTTTAGATTTTTCAACACAGCATTTATATATCACCCCTACCACTGGACTCCCATTGGCTTTATGGATGATATTTTAAATTGGAAAATTGATGATATTAAGGCTTTCCACAAAACATACTATCAGCCACAAAATGCTATTGTACTAGTTGCAGGAGATGTAGATGCTAATAAAGTTTTTGAAAAAGTAGAAAAATATTTTTCCACGATCAAAAACAAAACAACATTACCGCATTTTTTTAGCAAAGAACCCAAACAAGATGGTGAAAGAAGCGCAATAATCCATAAAGATACACAAGTAGAGTGGTTAGCTTTTGGATTTAAAATTCCAAACTTTAAACATAAAGATCAAATTGCATTAAATGCGCTATCTGGGCTTCTTAGCAACGGAAAAAGTAGTCTCCTTTATCGCGAACTTGTAGATAAAAAACGCCTTGTCAATCAAATCTATGGATATAATATGGATCTTATTGATGAGGGAATCTTTATGTTTATTGCCGCGGCAAATCAAGGAGTAAGTGCAGAAAATATTAGAAAAGAAATCTTAAAAATTATAGAAGAAATTAAGCAGGGGAATGTCTCCAATGAAGAATTAGAAAAACTAAAAATTAATGCAAAGGCAGAATTTTTATACAATCTTGAAAGTGCTTCTGGTGTAGCAGATTTATTTGGAAGTTATTTTGCTAGAGGAAGTATACAACCCCTCTTAGAGTATGAAGAAAATTTTGATAAACTAACCAAAGAAGATATTTGTGCAGTAGCAAAAAAATATCTCATTTTAAATCAATCTACAAGCGTAATTCTCAAGCCACAAAAGGAGAAATGA
- the dapA gene encoding 4-hydroxy-tetrahydrodipicolinate synthase has product MGSGFNGAMSALITPFKNNKIDEETYIQNIKRQIKYGMQACVPVGTTGESATLSHNEHKKCIEIAVETCKNTGVKVLAGAGSNATSEAIELAVFAQKCGADAILCVSPYYNKPTQEGIYQHYKAVANSVEIPLMLYNVPGRTGVEIESHTAIRLFQDVTNIFAIKEANGSMNTIIELNTYANDLAIFSGEDSINYPILANGGKGVISVTGNLLPDKIANLTNYALSGKLSESKAINNELYDINRVLFCESNPIPIKAAMYLSGLINTLEYRLPLLAPTKEHMELIEKTLQKYEVLR; this is encoded by the coding sequence ATGGGTTCTGGATTTAATGGTGCGATGAGTGCTTTAATTACCCCATTTAAAAACAACAAAATTGATGAAGAAACTTATATTCAAAACATCAAAAGACAAATTAAGTATGGCATGCAAGCATGCGTCCCTGTAGGAACCACGGGAGAATCCGCCACTCTTAGCCATAATGAACATAAAAAATGCATAGAAATTGCAGTTGAAACTTGCAAAAATACAGGAGTAAAAGTCTTAGCAGGTGCTGGTAGCAATGCAACCTCTGAAGCTATTGAACTAGCAGTTTTTGCACAAAAATGTGGAGCAGATGCAATTTTATGTGTTAGCCCTTATTATAATAAACCCACACAAGAAGGGATTTACCAACACTATAAAGCAGTGGCAAATAGCGTAGAAATACCACTAATGCTTTATAATGTACCTGGTAGAACAGGTGTTGAGATAGAATCTCACACTGCAATTAGGCTTTTTCAAGATGTAACAAATATTTTTGCTATCAAAGAAGCAAATGGTTCAATGAATACAATCATTGAACTCAATACTTATGCAAACGATTTGGCAATTTTTAGTGGGGAAGATTCTATAAATTATCCCATTTTAGCAAATGGGGGCAAAGGTGTAATTTCTGTAACAGGAAATTTATTGCCTGATAAAATTGCAAACCTTACTAACTATGCACTTTCTGGAAAATTATCAGAATCTAAAGCAATAAATAATGAACTTTATGATATAAATAGAGTTTTATTTTGCGAAAGCAATCCGATACCTATAAAAGCGGCAATGTATTTATCAGGTTTAATAAATACGCTAGAATATAGACTGCCACTTCTAGCTCCTACAAAAGAACATATGGAGCTGATTGAAAAAACTTTACAAAAATATGAGGTGCTAAGATAA
- a CDS encoding enoyl-ACP reductase — translation MQGKTLVISGATRGIGKAILYRFAEYGVNIAFTYNKNEEEARKIAEDVSKKYNIKAKYYPLNVLEPEQYIDLFKQIDEDFNRVDFFISNAIIYGRSVVGGFAPFMRLKPKGLNNIYTATVLAFVVGAQEAAKRMKEVGGGAIISLSSTGNLVYMPNYAGHGNSKNAVETMVKYAAAELGEFNIRVNAVSGGPIDTDALRAFPDYDEVKAKVEEQSPLKRMGNPEDLAGAAFFLCDKTQSGWLTGQTIVIDGGTTFQ, via the coding sequence ATGCAAGGAAAAACTTTAGTCATTAGTGGAGCAACAAGAGGGATTGGTAAGGCAATTTTATATAGATTTGCAGAATATGGTGTAAATATTGCCTTTACTTACAACAAAAATGAGGAAGAGGCAAGAAAAATTGCTGAGGATGTGAGTAAAAAATACAACATTAAAGCAAAATATTATCCCTTAAATGTGTTGGAACCTGAACAATATATAGATCTCTTCAAACAAATTGATGAGGATTTCAATCGGGTAGATTTTTTTATCTCTAATGCAATTATCTATGGTCGTAGTGTTGTGGGTGGATTTGCTCCTTTTATGCGTTTAAAACCTAAAGGATTAAATAATATCTATACTGCTACTGTTTTAGCTTTTGTTGTAGGAGCACAAGAAGCAGCAAAAAGAATGAAAGAAGTAGGTGGTGGAGCAATTATTTCTTTAAGTTCTACAGGAAATCTTGTTTATATGCCTAATTACGCAGGACATGGAAACTCTAAAAATGCAGTAGAAACAATGGTAAAATACGCAGCAGCAGAACTTGGTGAATTTAATATCCGCGTAAATGCTGTAAGTGGTGGACCAATTGATACAGATGCACTTCGTGCTTTTCCAGACTATGATGAAGTAAAAGCAAAAGTAGAAGAGCAGTCTCCATTAAAAAGAATGGGAAATCCGGAAGATCTTGCAGGGGCGGCATTTTTCTTATGTGACAAAACACAAAGTGGATGGCTCACAGGTCAAACAATTGTCATTGATGGTGGAACAACCTTTCAATAA